The Bradysia coprophila strain Holo2 chromosome IV, BU_Bcop_v1, whole genome shotgun sequence genome includes a region encoding these proteins:
- the LOC119066717 gene encoding FK506-binding protein 3-like produces the protein MMNPNFCVEANADDYTAMSNHSSSSLAKPADPQCHSKTENTQSFSYLAKQYHSSLLQSLPSGSKLLLSHEQRATKSHQNMPPADIEGELQLTATIESFGLIRHSMIHYSSSTDSSSDEEEEDDPSSDEEDEDDAVEDFLKFYDKLNGNCEQLSELTVKLGLREVEDADADEFTDTEDQTDSEDWTDLEE, from the exons ATGATGAATCCCAACTTTTGTGTGGAGGCTAATGCAGACG ATTATACCGCAATGTCGAATCATTCGTCTTCGTCCTTGGCGAAACCGGCAGATCCACAATGTCACAGTAAAACCGAGAACACGCAATCGTTCAGTTACCTAGCCAAGCAATACCATTCATCGCTATTACAATCGCTTCCGAGCGGATCAAAATTATTACTTTCGCATGAACAGCGCGCCACTAAGTCACATCAAAATATGCCTCCTGCAGATATCGAAGGTGAACTTCAATTAACAGCAACGATTGAGTCATTTGGCCTTATCAGACATTCGATGATACATTATTCGTCGAGCACTGATTCTTCTTCAGACGAAGAGGAAGAGGACGATCCTTCGTCAGACGAAGAGGACGAAGATGATGCTGTGGAagatttcttaaaattttacgATAAATTGAATGGCAACTGCGAACAATTGTCTGAATTGACAGTAAAATTAGGGTTACGTGAAGTGGAAGATGCTGATGCGGATGAATTTACGGATACAGAGGACCAGACGGATTCGGAGGACTGGACGGATTTGGAGGAATAG
- the LOC119066715 gene encoding astacin-like metalloprotease toxin 5: MNSKFNLIFVCFLINLINVCIVSTVNTKLLDSLAYYNESSISKLSPRDRFNLHHAFVVEDNKWKNGRIGYQIDENFNDDEKRKIFLAMTEIEVSSCIRFVRHDPSHNFSDYVMIMKDYTDRSSSSSDLGCLHLEKQFLWLGVDMLYDVDIHDTILHELLHTIGFDHHHQRSDRDTYIAIHLENTNLSDADILADYAKHIKFNPWLKYVTPFDFDSVMLYEAYSDSVNDKAVITSKINGKKVPVYREQGLSKNDKILLNRFYECDGTDSRHPRMISYKDMHNYRMSSLIKEEWGL; the protein is encoded by the exons ATGAATTCCAAATTCaatctaatttttgtttgttttctcaTTAATTTGATTAATGTTTGCATTGTGTCTACGGTGAATACTAAGCTATTAGACAGTCTGGCTTATTATAACGAGAGTAGCATAAGCAAATTGAGTCCAAGGGACAGATTCAATCTCCATCATGCTTTTGTTGTTGAAGacaataaatggaaaaatggtcGAATCGGTTATcaaattgacgaaaattttaacg ACGATGAGAagcgcaaaatatttttagcgaTGACAGAGATTGAAGTGTCCAGTTGTATACGCTTCGTACGTCATGATCCAAGCCATAACTTTTCCGATTATGTGATGATAATGAAAGATTACACAGACAG ATCGTCTTCTTCGTCGGATCTTGGTTGTCTCCATCTGGAAAAACAGTTTCTATGGCTTGGCGTTGACATGCTTTAT GATGTCGACATCCATGATACAATACTCCATGAACTCCTTCATACAATTGGATTTGATCATCATCATCAGCGTTCCGACCGAGACACATACATCGCAATTCATTTAGAAAATACAAACTTAAGCGATGCCGACATTTTAGCTGACTACGCGAAACACATCAAGTTCAATCCATGGTTGAAATATGTAACTCCCTTCGACTTTGATTCGGTCATGTTGTATGAAGCATATTCGGACAGTGTTAACGATAAGGCGGTCATAACTTCGAAAATTAACGGTAAAAAAGTGCCGGTATATCGAGAACAGGGCCTGTCGAAGAACGATAAGATTCTGTTGAATCGATTTTATGAATGTGACGGAACTGATAGTCGTCATCCGAGGATGATAAGTTATAAGGACATGCACAACTACCGAATGTCTAGTCTAATTAAAGAAGAATGGGGCCTGTAG
- the LOC119066714 gene encoding zinc metalloproteinase nas-6-like isoform X2: protein MDSQLKVIFVCFIVNSIIVCNVSTVDANVLDNSVYYHENDVSKMSSKDIYNLHHGFVEEVFKWKDGQINFKIDKNFNDDEIDKILEAMYNIELFSCVRFAAHHPSYGPDYVMITKDYVNRFTSSAELGCVHKGEQALSLSIDMINDHQTILHELFHTIGFGHHHQRSDRDNYIEIHYENTDLSELDILMNFAPKVSFDSRMTYLTPFDFNSVMLYNEDGFSANNKSVITSKIEGSRIPSSDRDRGLSPYDVILLNRFYDCNTVDKRKSKIFYETALGILYPKIVNFHEIQRAKDYIELNVPQDVELTQIVEKSDDANNLVTNVTDEADKDENEDEDEFRDNEEDYIDEESQTDGRLQDGQNINLTSSVVDRLHVDRRIEENLVDENDTILAKNKEEQPIKYQHANPGTSRLSEYRPYIPPLYGKLWRHK from the exons atggatTCCCAACTgaaagtaatttttgtgtgttttattgTCAACTCAATTATTGTTTGCAATGTGTCTACCGTGGATGCTAATGTATTAGATAACTCTGTTTATTATCACGAGAATGATGTAAGCAAAATGAGTTCCAAGGACATATATAACCTTCACCATGGATTCGTCGAAGAAGTGTTCAAATGGAAGGATggtcaaatcaattttaaaattgacaaaaattttaacg ATGAtgaaatcgataaaatattgGAAGCGATGTATAACATTGAACTATTCAGTTGTGTACGGTTTGCTGCTCATCATCCAAGCTACGGTCCGGATTATGTGATGATAACGAAAGATTATGTTAATAG ATTTACATCTTCAGCTGAACTTGGTTGCGTACACAAGGGAGAACAGGCTTTGTCGCTTAGCATTGACATGATTAAT GACCACCAAACGATTCTTCACGAATTATTTCACACAATTGGATTTGGCCATCATCATCAGCGTTCCGACCGAGACAATTACATCGAAATTCACTACGAAAACACAGATTTGAGTGAATTGgacattttgatgaattttgcACCAAAAGTTAGTTTCGATTCGCGGATGACGTATTTGACACCATTCGACTTCAATTCTGTCATGCTGTACAATGAGGATGGTTTCAGTGCCAACAATAAGTCAGTCATAACTTCTAAAATTGAAGGGTCAAGAATACCGTCATCAGACCGCGATCGTGGTTTGTCACCATATGacgtaattttgttgaatCGATTCTACGACTGTAATACTGTcgacaaaagaaaaagtaaaattttttatgaaaccgCCCTGGGTATCCTATATCCAAAGATCGTCAATTTTCACGAAATACAACGAGCTAAAGATTATATCGAGCTGAACGTACCACAAGATGTTGAACTAACTCAAATAGTGGAGAAGTCGGACGATGCCAACAATCTGGTCACCAACGTCACCGACGAAGCGGATAAAGATGAGAATGAAGATGAAGATGAATTTCGCGACAATGAAGAGGATTACATCGACGAAGAAAGTCAAACTGACGGACGACTGCAAGATGGGCAGAATATAAATTTGACTAGCAGTGTAGTGGACAGACTGCATGTTGACAGGCGGATAGAAGAGAATTTGGTCGATGAGAATGATACTATTTTGGCCAAAAATAAAGAGGAACAACCAATCAAATATCAACACGCAAACCCTGGTACTTCCAGATTGTCAGAATATCGGCCATACATACCGCCGTTATACGGAAAGTTGTGGCGCCACAAGTAG
- the LOC119066714 gene encoding zinc metalloproteinase nas-6-like isoform X3 — MDSQLKVIFVCFIVNSIIVCNVSTVDANVLDNSVYYHENDVSKMSSKDIYNLHHGFVEEVFKWKDGQINFKIDKNFNDYEIDKILAAMYEIERSSCIRFTAHDSSDGPDYVMIKKDYTNRFTSSAELGCVHKGEQALSLSIDMINDHQTILHELFHTIGFGHHHQRSDRDNYIEIHYENTDLSELDILMNFAPKVSFDSRMTYLTPFDFNSVMLYNEDGFSANNKSVITSKIEGSRIPSSDRDRGLSPYDVILLNRFYDCNTVDKRKSKIFYETALGILYPKIVNFHEIQRAKDYIELNVPQDVELTQIVEKSDDANNLVTNVTDEADKDENEDEDEFRDNEEDYIDEESQTDGRLQDGQNINLTSSVVDRLHVDRRIEENLVDENDTILAKNKEEQPIKYQHANPGTSRLSEYRPYIPPLYGKLWRHK, encoded by the exons atggatTCCCAACTgaaagtaatttttgtgtgttttattgTCAACTCAATTATTGTTTGCAATGTGTCTACCGTGGATGCTAATGTATTAGATAACTCTGTTTATTATCACGAGAATGATGTAAGCAAAATGAGTTCCAAGGACATATATAACCTTCACCATGGATTCGTCGAAGAAGTGTTCAAATGGAAGGATggtcaaatcaattttaaaattgacaaaaattttaacg ATtatgaaattgataaaatattggcAGCGATGTATGAAATTGAAAGGTCCAGTTGTATACGGTTTACGGCTCATGATTCAAGCGACGGTCCTGATTATGTGATGATAAAGAAAGATTATACTAACAG ATTTACATCTTCAGCTGAACTTGGTTGCGTACACAAGGGAGAACAGGCTTTGTCGCTTAGCATTGACATGATTAAT GACCACCAAACGATTCTTCACGAATTATTTCACACAATTGGATTTGGCCATCATCATCAGCGTTCCGACCGAGACAATTACATCGAAATTCACTACGAAAACACAGATTTGAGTGAATTGgacattttgatgaattttgcACCAAAAGTTAGTTTCGATTCGCGGATGACGTATTTGACACCATTCGACTTCAATTCTGTCATGCTGTACAATGAGGATGGTTTCAGTGCCAACAATAAGTCAGTCATAACTTCTAAAATTGAAGGGTCAAGAATACCGTCATCAGACCGCGATCGTGGTTTGTCACCATATGacgtaattttgttgaatCGATTCTACGACTGTAATACTGTcgacaaaagaaaaagtaaaattttttatgaaaccgCCCTGGGTATCCTATATCCAAAGATCGTCAATTTTCACGAAATACAACGAGCTAAAGATTATATCGAGCTGAACGTACCACAAGATGTTGAACTAACTCAAATAGTGGAGAAGTCGGACGATGCCAACAATCTGGTCACCAACGTCACCGACGAAGCGGATAAAGATGAGAATGAAGATGAAGATGAATTTCGCGACAATGAAGAGGATTACATCGACGAAGAAAGTCAAACTGACGGACGACTGCAAGATGGGCAGAATATAAATTTGACTAGCAGTGTAGTGGACAGACTGCATGTTGACAGGCGGATAGAAGAGAATTTGGTCGATGAGAATGATACTATTTTGGCCAAAAATAAAGAGGAACAACCAATCAAATATCAACACGCAAACCCTGGTACTTCCAGATTGTCAGAATATCGGCCATACATACCGCCGTTATACGGAAAGTTGTGGCGCCACAAGTAG
- the LOC119066714 gene encoding astacin-like metalloprotease toxin 3 isoform X1: MNSKFNLISVCVVINLINIFNVSTVNANLLDSIVYYTDSAIQRYGLSYKDIFNLHHSFVIERSKWKDGQINFKIDKKFNDDEIDKILEAMYNIELFSCVRFAAHHPSYGPDYVMITKDYVNRFTSSAELGCVHKGEQALSLSIDMINDHQTILHELFHTIGFGHHHQRSDRDNYIEIHYENTDLSELDILMNFAPKVSFDSRMTYLTPFDFNSVMLYNEDGFSANNKSVITSKIEGSRIPSSDRDRGLSPYDVILLNRFYDCNTVDKRKSKIFYETALGILYPKIVNFHEIQRAKDYIELNVPQDVELTQIVEKSDDANNLVTNVTDEADKDENEDEDEFRDNEEDYIDEESQTDGRLQDGQNINLTSSVVDRLHVDRRIEENLVDENDTILAKNKEEQPIKYQHANPGTSRLSEYRPYIPPLYGKLWRHK; the protein is encoded by the exons ATGAATTCcaaatttaacttaatttCTGTTTGCGTtgtcattaatttaattaacattttcaatgtGTCCACTGTGAATGCTAATCTCTTAGACAGCATTGTCTATTATACAGATAGTGCAATACAAAGATATGGCTTGAGCTATAAGGATATATTCAATCTTCACCATTCCTTTGTCATTGAACGATCGAAATGGAAAGATggtcaaatcaattttaaaattgacaaaaaatttaacg ATGAtgaaatcgataaaatattgGAAGCGATGTATAACATTGAACTATTCAGTTGTGTACGGTTTGCTGCTCATCATCCAAGCTACGGTCCGGATTATGTGATGATAACGAAAGATTATGTTAATAG ATTTACATCTTCAGCTGAACTTGGTTGCGTACACAAGGGAGAACAGGCTTTGTCGCTTAGCATTGACATGATTAAT GACCACCAAACGATTCTTCACGAATTATTTCACACAATTGGATTTGGCCATCATCATCAGCGTTCCGACCGAGACAATTACATCGAAATTCACTACGAAAACACAGATTTGAGTGAATTGgacattttgatgaattttgcACCAAAAGTTAGTTTCGATTCGCGGATGACGTATTTGACACCATTCGACTTCAATTCTGTCATGCTGTACAATGAGGATGGTTTCAGTGCCAACAATAAGTCAGTCATAACTTCTAAAATTGAAGGGTCAAGAATACCGTCATCAGACCGCGATCGTGGTTTGTCACCATATGacgtaattttgttgaatCGATTCTACGACTGTAATACTGTcgacaaaagaaaaagtaaaattttttatgaaaccgCCCTGGGTATCCTATATCCAAAGATCGTCAATTTTCACGAAATACAACGAGCTAAAGATTATATCGAGCTGAACGTACCACAAGATGTTGAACTAACTCAAATAGTGGAGAAGTCGGACGATGCCAACAATCTGGTCACCAACGTCACCGACGAAGCGGATAAAGATGAGAATGAAGATGAAGATGAATTTCGCGACAATGAAGAGGATTACATCGACGAAGAAAGTCAAACTGACGGACGACTGCAAGATGGGCAGAATATAAATTTGACTAGCAGTGTAGTGGACAGACTGCATGTTGACAGGCGGATAGAAGAGAATTTGGTCGATGAGAATGATACTATTTTGGCCAAAAATAAAGAGGAACAACCAATCAAATATCAACACGCAAACCCTGGTACTTCCAGATTGTCAGAATATCGGCCATACATACCGCCGTTATACGGAAAGTTGTGGCGCCACAAGTAG
- the LOC119066714 gene encoding zinc metalloproteinase nas-4-like isoform X4, producing the protein MDSQLKVIFVCFIVNSIIVCNVSTVDANVLDNSVYYHENDVSKMSSKDIYNLHHGFVEEVFKWKDGQINFKIDKNFNDYEIDKILAAMYEIERSSCIRFTAHDSSDGPDYVMIKKDYTNRFSASSDLGYCHWGEQLIELTPGSLDEHTTILRQLLHTIGFDHHHRRSDRDIYITIHLENTNLSESSILANYVQLIRFDPLVKYLTPFDFDSVLLFSEHDFSINSEPVITSKKKGARIPSPVDRNRGLSNYDVILLNRFYDCQNVDRAKSKIFYENDIEILYPWVVNYHEIQLAKEYIEKNEPQDVEENQIYELSDGVHDPNFTINEVDEIDSKHGYKEESQQTDNCNMCRIPIQTKKQLHQEDNQIDGQLHGAKDANLTNNRNGSCWWET; encoded by the exons atggatTCCCAACTgaaagtaatttttgtgtgttttattgTCAACTCAATTATTGTTTGCAATGTGTCTACCGTGGATGCTAATGTATTAGATAACTCTGTTTATTATCACGAGAATGATGTAAGCAAAATGAGTTCCAAGGACATATATAACCTTCACCATGGATTCGTCGAAGAAGTGTTCAAATGGAAGGATggtcaaatcaattttaaaattgacaaaaattttaacg ATtatgaaattgataaaatattggcAGCGATGTATGAAATTGAAAGGTCCAGTTGTATACGGTTTACGGCTCATGATTCAAGCGACGGTCCTGATTATGTGATGATAAAGAAAGATTATACTAACAG ATTTTCAGCTTCATCTGACCTCGGTTATTGTCATTGGGGAGAACAGCTTATAGAGCTTACACCTGGCAGTTTAGAC GAACACACAACGATTCTTCGTCAACTACTTCACACAATTGGATTCGATCACCATCATAGGCGTTCCGACCGTGACATTTACATTACGATTCATttagaaaatacaaatttaagtGAATCCAGTATTTTAGCGAACTATGTGCAACTAATTAGGTTCGATCCGCTGGTGAAGTATTTGACACCGTTCGACTTCGATTCTGTGTTGTTGTTTAGTGAACACGATTTTAGTATCAACAGTGAGCCAGTCATAACTTCCAAAAAGAAAGGGGCAAGAATACCGTCACCCGTAGACCGCAATCGCGGCTTGTCGAATTATGACGTTATTTTGTTGAATCGATTCTATGACTGCCAAAATGTCGACAGagcaaaaagtaaaattttttatgaaaacgaTATTGAGATCCTCTACCCGTGGGTCGTTAATTATCATGAAATACAACTAGCTAAAGAATATATCGAGAAGAACGAACCGCAAGATgttgaagaaaatcaaatatacGAACTGTCGGATGGTGTGCACGATCCAAATTTTACCATCAACGAAGTCGATGAAATCGACAGTAAGCACGGATATAAAGAGGAAAGCCAACAAACAGACAATTGCAACATGTGCAGAATACCAATTCAAACGAAGAAACAGTTGCACCAAGAAGATAATCAAATAGACGGACAGTTACACGGTGCGAAGGATGCAAATTTGACTAACAATAGGAATGGATCGTGCTGGTGGGAGACATGA